In Hyperolius riggenbachi isolate aHypRig1 chromosome 10, aHypRig1.pri, whole genome shotgun sequence, a genomic segment contains:
- the PRLHR gene encoding prolactin-releasing peptide receptor translates to MVAGALLSGEKMAQRNRSSTSLFSGMASNSSIQFKGLQLLQSYKPLIIPCYSLVVFIGIIGNYLLIYVICKTRKMHNVTNFLVGNLAFSDMLMCATCVPLTLAYAFEPQGWVFGHFLCYFVYLMQPVTVYVSVFTLTVIAVDRYHATVYPLKRRLTIPTCAYILAAIWLASSLMATPALVHTYHVEFPDLDFSICEEFWFGMEKKRLAYAYSTLILTYALPLLIISISYLRISVKLKNRVVPGNITCVQAEWDRARRRKTFRLLVLVVGAFGVCWLPLHIFNIMKDIDIDLIDKQYFNLVQLLCHWFAMMSACTNSFLYAWLHDSFRGALKKMFLWRKRRIRPSAPCVLSVVL, encoded by the coding sequence ATGGTGGCTGGAGCTCTGCTGTCTGGAGAAAAGATGGCCCAAAGGAACCGGAGCAGCACAAGCCTATTTTCAGGAATGGCCAGTAACAGCAGCATCCAGTTTAAGGGCCTCCAGCTTCTTCAATCGTACAAGCCATTAATCATCCCCTGCTACTCACTGGTGGTCTTCATCGGCATAATCGGAAATTATCTCCTAATCTACGTCATCTGCAAAACCAGAAAAATGCACAACGTCACCAACTTCCTGGTGGGCAACCTGGCATTTTCGGACATGCTGATGTGTGCCACTTGTGTGCCCCTCACACTGGCGTATGCATTTGAGCCCCAGGGGTGGGTCTTTGGACACTTCTTGTGCTATTTTGTCTACTTGATGCAGCCAGTGACTGTGTATGTGTCGGTTTTCACTTTGACAGTAATAGCAGTGGACCGGTACCATGCCACCGTCTATCCACTAAAGAGAAGGCTCACCATCCCAACTTGTGCCTATATTCTGGCTGCTATTTGGCTGGCAAGTAGTCTGATGGCCACGCCGGCTTTGGTTCACACGTACCACGTTGAGTTCCCTGACTTGGATTTCTCAATCTGTGAAGAGTTTTGGTTTGGTATGGAGAAGAAGCGTCTTGCCTATGCATACAGCACATTGATCCTCACCTATGCCCTTCCTTTGCTCATCATCTCCATCTCGTACCTTAGGATCTCCGTCAAGCTGAAGAACAGGGTGGTCCCCGGAAACATCACCTGCGTGCAGGCAGAGTGGGATCGGGCTCGGAGGAGAAAGACTTTTCGTCTCTTAGTTCTGGTGGTTGGAGCCTTTGGGGTTTGCTGGCTTCCTTTGCACATATTCAACATCATGAAAGATATTGACATTGACCTGATTGACAAACAGTACTTTAACTTGGTGCAGCTTCTGTGCCACTGGTTCGCAATGATGTCTGCATGCACCAACTCCTTCCTGTACGCATGGTTACATGACAGCTTCAGAGGAGCACTAAAAAAGATGTTCCTCTGGAGAAAGAgaagaatcaggccctccgccccATGTGTCCTGAGCGTAGTTCTGTAA